The sequence tttgacatgaaaataggctgaataatcgtagcagaagatgagcacTGTGTTTTCTGTTAGATAGAATTTgcaataaattgtaatttcttgtgacctgaaaatattaagcaacaaactacaagtataggtcgaggtctgaatattgtaggcATAgtcgtaaattccaggatttaaaacgatctaatagccgatttcttctgtaccggtattttaactTCCGCGGCCATTATTGGAAGAGGTTTGCaagacccaatattcagccacctgtcaccctgatataatttgcatatttcataatcatatagacctacaatgtcatatcgaacagttcataacatttcatagctctactacatattattaataataataataataatgatataatataacttatgactatagtgtcaatatgtgctttaaggtcgtaatcaacatgtgacattactcaacatgttttcacgataattagctatagtcagtgctcatcgataattaattaatgtctctcaaacatgtcactaggtgtttgtgagtcctgatgtctacaacttgtctgacacctagttctcacattatactcacgattctgtatataaagactatgtaaagctatgataatcattctcattccgggatgcaataaagattgtacatataaggtttaactgccttgttcctgatggatggaatcctgtaccgctggtgtaaatgctagtcacccagccagcctgccgatacaacaaccagcgGGTTACAGATGGTGGAGAACCCAAATTTAAGTCCTTGTGACTTACACAAGTACAGATGAAGCTGTTAAACTATTGGTTGTGACTGGAACGTTGACCTCACGAGAAGATCGTATTCAACTACACCTGTGACGAGATGGCTGTACTGATCGTGAACATTGCTGCTGTTTCAGTGGATACAATGCATTACGGTAACTTTTTGTCAGCCGAAGGTAATACAGTTGCTTCTTTGTCTCGAATTAGTGGTCAGATGAACATGATAGAAAATTATAGGAATTTGGATATAAGATACTACCGTACGATCAAAAAAGTTATCGCCGGTTTAAATAGTATGattcacaattcttttttttctaggcATCTAGTTCCAATCAgcataaatcaattttagtttcatttcGTACTATAAGTATTAGAATACGGAACACTTCTCAGGGGATATGTCTAAGGTTAATTAGTCAAATACATCTACTTACAGGACAGTGCGTATCTATACTTTTTTCGCAACAAACTATTTCGACTATACTAAAGGTTTAATcggcaattttcattttcataggttcatattttttgtttgtttgtataaCTAAAACATGAAGATGAATTGGTTGAATTTTTATGTGGACAAATATATAATCTCAGTTACACCTGGCCACTTATTTtggatgatgataattttttcctTTTGGTTGACAAGGGTAACTGTATTTGTGTTGTGTCATTGCCTGAACTCTGCTCTGATGTCAAATGTTGCATGTTACTATCATTGAATCACGAAGTTATTTCCAGTCAGTAATCGAAAGATCTTCAAAACAGAGAAATGCGTACTACTTGCAACTTGCATCACCAACTGATCTTCGGGACGCTATAACTACACAACACGTCGCTACTTCTGTTCGTCGCAGAACCAACCAGAATTCGGGGATCCTCTGCAGATCATTCAAAATCTCGGTTAACGTATTATCGCATCGTCCATAAATAACTACAACATGTGACTCTTTCGTGAATGACTGAGAATCCGGCCATTACTGTCCAGCGTTTGCACATTTTTGCGCGGTGAAAGTCAATCTTTCATGTTTTCGCGATGGAAGGAGTTTTGATGAACTTATAGTATCTACGTTTTCCGCAAATTTGGAGGACCAAATTTAATTGGACAAGGGGGCAtctgtcaccctgatataatttgcatatttaataatcatatagatctacaatgtcatatcgaacagttcataacatttcatagctctactacataataataataataataataatgataataatgataatataacttatgactatagtgtcaatatgtgctttaaggtcgtaatcaacatgtgacattactcaacatgttttcacgataattagctatagtcagtgctcatcgataattaattaatgtctctcaaacatgtcactaggtgtttgtttgtgagtcctgatgtctacaacttgtctgacacctagttctcacattatactcatgattctgtatataaagactatgtaaagctatgataatcattctcattccgggatgcaataaagattgtacatataaggtttaactgccttgttgttcctgatggatggaatcctgtaccgctggtgtaaataCTAGTCacccagccagcctgccgatacaacaaccagccggttacacaccctctgatatgtgacatcatatgaattttagtgcgcatataggcctattcaatgtactgtttcatttttaaaacagagatgacgctctggacgaagttataattttagaataattctcgaaatctacgctattagacaaatttccggtgcacaacgtagatgatttttgcgatattgtttccatgtaaaaaaaggtgataaatttggtttttttttttgcccaaaaattttgcaaaaaaaatttctacctacctacggactcatcctgaaaatttgagtcggtgttacggcaaacagacaattattttgggatggccttatttgaatatatttttcatattttgaaacatattttttttaaaatataaaatagtttccctgccttgcctacctgtaccctacaaaattttggacgtggaccgtaaccaaatgtatatctttggtcttatttgactacaaaataattctttaagaaagatagaatataatataaacttTTGGAACTTTGAAGTgacaaattaaaaagatttttcaagcaatgcccttgttcctaacaacctctagctttcaaggtaaaccacactttgcccatgggcaatttatttcactATGCTGTAGTCATTGAATGGCCCTGGATCCGTGCTTATCATTTCCGCCGTTATTTTGATAGGAATAGTCACCTGCCCCTTCAGATTTTCAGAGCCCTTATGACTATTGTCGCTTGGACTCCATTTAAGGCCTTTTTTCAATAACTTGGTTCACGGAGTAGAGctattaaaatatcatttcggaggaggaaaaaaaatttaaaaaaaatccctCGGTGAGAtaaaatcactttttgaagGAAGAGGGAACTGTTGATAGGGCAATATACATATGTCCAAACAAATGATTCTTGGAAAGTTCGAATTCTGCACTCTGTGATCATAAAAGAACCTTgcgtttttcaattttttcatcatttaagCCAGGATTTTCATTTGGTGgaggtgaaaaactttttttgctCGTTTTTCCACTGAATTTGTTCCACAGACgggaatcaaaataatgaaaaaattttgttttatttgaattttcttcaaatttcggGAGGCGGGTCCCGTAAACCATGCTATTAAGAAAAAAAGGCCTAAACACgctaaaaagatttttttcacGCACGATTCATTGTTTCGACATTCAGTTCTGTATTAGTTCTCTTTTTAACCACTGATGACATCACTAGCTGGTTCGTAATTTTTTCAGTTCCACCTTAGATTTGCGGGCACTGATCAGTGTCTGGGGCCTTTTTACCACACTTAGGGCGAGGCGCCTGTAGGCACCAAAGGGTTAGATAATGGGCTTGCTgctatagtgcatctacatGGCAATGCAGTGTATCATTAGatactaatatttcaccatGTTGACAGGTAtactgccatttttcaatggtGATGAAAATTGATTACTAATAAAATCTGCGCAGCAAAGTCCATCATCGATTTATACATTGCACTGAAATGGTTTAGAGAAATTAACTGTATCAAGTCTGTTCGTACAATTATCGCAATTTGGATATCCGGCCTAGCACATTGCTGACATTGTAGCGTAGCTGTAATTGTAAAAGCGTCTACATGTAATTTTAGTCTATTTAGAGACACTTCTTCGCTATGACTGAATTTAGAATCATAGCTGTCGTGATGGTAGCAACTTTAAATGATTGTTTATTGACTCTAGatttacaaattgaaaagttttgaATAGAGCACATGTCTGTAATAGTGatctatgatatttatctATGATAGCCATTTAGTTTTGACAGTTTATCAATGACTGAGCATTTTATGCTTAAAATATGATAGATAGATGAAGATAAATTCTTTGTTAACATGACGTGTCTATACAATATTAATTTGTCattatatattttggatagaaaaattttgatacTCGGCCCGCTGGTCCAATAAGTCACCTGCAAGTTTACATTTGGTCACCTTCtacaaaaaagaaagaagTATGTTagaacaaataaatatataacagTTTTTATCGAATTTACTTTACATATAGTATCTTCTTccgtttttcaaaaaatttgatgtATGTGATTTGCAAATTGCTGAGGAGAATTTGacaatgatttttcaatattgGGTAAGCATTTAAGTTGGGGTGTGGTTTCTAAAACAGTAAATGGTggatagtaatagtaatagtaaatATTATGTTTTGACACTTGATGTATGAATTCAATGCCTTAGTGTTGAACGGCAAAatatgataatttgataatatgaAACTTTGACaggtaaaatatcaaaacttgaCGGGTAAATtcaatgtttcattttgacagTACTGGTATATCTATACCATAGAGATAAGGCTGTTTTACAGTTGACCTGAATGATTTGTTTGATTATAAATAGaacatatttttaaaaaatttttcacttgctggtattttgtattgttttaaagAATCCTTCCCTGGTCATATATAACGATGGTATTTTCACTCAAAGAGACTGGAACACAATTGGAAATCTTGGTATCAGCAAAAAGAAGGAGGACCCAATAAAAGTAGGCAAATTCGGATTGGGATTCAAATCAGTGTTCCACATTACTGGTAAGTATGGTCATTCAGTACGTATGTACATTTGATATCCATAATTTTAATTAGCgaatatttttcagatgtaaatattgtttttgtttattggtCCATGTGCTAGGTAGGCCCACCGACATCCCCACCATTGGTTGACGAAACCacatgttttttcttttataggTATACATGTAATCTTTGATATTAGATGTAACATACAAATTCTCAGAGATGCCGTACTTTCCCTATCAGTGTGGTATATGCGTGGATACCACTGAAACTCCTAGCCTCAATTTTGGGTATGGGGAATTAAAGAAGCCataattttgtaaatgttGATGCCGGTAATGTAATGCCCATTGAGATAAAAGTATTGAAATGCTCTTGGTGATATATACAATATGCAAATTTGGCCCATTTCTAGGTCACCAGAAGTCAAAAggtcataaaatttgaattttggctGAAATCTAAGAAGGGTTCATTATACATCAGTTTGGTGGTAGTAAATGGTCTGAGAGATTTTACACTTGAAATTCATTTAGTTGAGTCACCTTAAGTAACCCTAGTATATCAgagtattttgtattatttagGACCAGCTGACCTTGAAAATAATTGTATCTTCAAAGAGAAGCAAAATTGCTTGGATGTGGTAGGGGAAATTAGAATGGCTCTAGTTCAGTGACCCTTGGTGCTATGACATTTCACTGAATATTTGCAATGGTCTTAatcgtaaaaaataaaattttcgaagtaaaagtgctcaaatatttttttattgatattgTTACAACTCTAGATGTTGTTTGTGTTAACAGATTTCCAGATAGGTTAACAGATACTATtataaaatatcgaaatattcaAGTTAAGTCATTCAACTACCATATTTTTTCCCCTCTAATGAGTGTTTGCTGTGGCGGTTCTGCTAACAGATGCATTCAGTGATGTAAACTTTGATACTGGAATGTGATTGGACAGATTATCAAGCATAAACCTAATAATTACCTAGTGGAATAATTAACCTGAAAGCTGGTTATTAGTcctgaaaaaagaattttggGCATGTTTTGTTTTGTCTGGGTTGAAACAATTAACTGTACCCTTCTACATGGAAAGACACATGCATGCTGCTGGTAAAAATTGGTTACGTCTCGTCAAAGTCACTCCGGTCCTATGCGCataaaatactatttggaaacATTTTGTTACTGTTCTTTAATGCAAAAAGAATTTTTCCCAAAAATGGTTATGTTACCTGGTTATACATATATCAATGCATAAACATCATAACTGAAGCTTCAAGGCCCAACGGCCTCTTGTTTTGAGATTTTAGAAAACCTTCTGAAAATCTTGGtgttttatatccattttagaGGGCTTCGGAGGGcaataaatttgataagaagAGAAAGTACAGAATTGTTCATCTCAAATGAGCTGAGATTTAATATATACTCCATAATGTACATGTGGGTAAAAGGTAATTGTTGACACAAAACTGATACCGACAAGGATTGCATCGATAAAGATCAGAAGTATGTCATCCCTGCATTGAATTGCAGcgcctttttgaaaatatacataaaatGCTTGTTCAGCAAAAAGTGGGGCCCCCGTTTAGTGACGCTGCCCAAGGTGGCTGTCGTATGATCTTTCTTGTGCCAAAAACAGTATCTTACTTCTGAATGCTTTGTTATTTTCCATTGAAATTGTTGATGGGTATTTGTTTAGAAAAATCCCGATGGGCCTCTGGATCAGTCAATTTTTAGCGGCAGCTCCGTTGCAGGGGCTGTATATTGCACTGGCTTTGCACTAAAATAAAATGCTATCAGCAAAATTTCGCTAAGCTGCTGTTAAAACAGCTGagagaaatttaatttcaaacgcattatcatctttaactAGCGGTCCTTTAAATCCTCCAACAAAAGTTTTGCCGCAAGTCGATAAGCTTGATTAATGAGCCGCGATTATGCAATTCTCAAAATTAGGTTTTTATCATATAACATTTACATGTCAAACGTGTAAAtgtaaatgtgatacatgttgACGCACCTGTGATCAAAGAACACACATCTAACAGACACATCGGAAACAAACATTGGTTGTGTAGGCCCGACCATGATTATTGAAGGTAAAATAGCCCAGGTTCCACATGTGAATGTGAAAAAATTGTTGATTGAGGAAATATTTTGGCAGCCTATTTTCTCCGCATATGAACCTCTGTGAAGTGTGTTGGAGAAAGCCTCCGCCAAGAACGCGTCTGGgctaaatattttttaatacgcgctgattggctaaataaacaaaatatgttgaaatctaaaaagaggCAATGAATCTTGATAATTGTTCAATTTATAACAATAAATTGTCTAACAAACTTCATTTTAATTCcataaatgaaatcattcaGCAGCGGTTTATGCTGTACGGAGCATGTCTATTTTTTAGTCATTGGGGAAAACCCACTTCCACttttatattcatgatgaGTCATGCAGTTGCGTGTGATTATTACGTGTGTAAAAGGGGTGTACAATGCTGAGATCGTTTCATTTGACAGATTTTCATAAAGTTTACTTGGTTCAGATATTAAAGTTTACTTTCTTAAATATTAATGCACGGACCCCCTGAACATGATGTGTTTCCATCACTCTTTAAGGTAATTCCTATCTTTCTGAACGAAGTTTGTGCCCGgaaattctgcaaaaaaagtCATGGAGAGGATCTTATAAAGACCTAAGTGGCAAATACAGACGGGAATACAAGCACGTGCTCCTGTCGCAATATATTTTCCCATGCCGTTTTGAAAATACAACAGCAATATTTTTCAGGGGACTTTTTCCACCGGCAACTAATAAGATGTCTCAGTACCtagaaattgtataaaattgcactggaatttcatatttctaaacCCTTGTTTTGTCGGCATGGATACTTAACTTGCCCTTTTCAATGTCCGTGGATCTGTTCCTAGATATGCCCTTCTagcatttttgaaatatgaaattgattgatGGACAGGTCATTTATAATTGAAGCTGCCACGTCAAGCCCCCATGGGGCTCTTGTTACGCAATAGGTGGCCATCTTAGTCCTATCAGTCCTCATTCGTCGatgaaaaaaaggttttttgatGAAGATAAACATGTATTTAACTTGTATTTTTAACTTACAGTATTGATATTTGGTTAATTGATTTTATCTAAATGAAAACAGAATTTGCCCGCCATCTGTGAAAGATTTTAGTATGAGAAACTGAGGTTCATATTTGAGCGGCCTTAGCTCTTCATTCATTGCAAGGTTATGGTGGTGATTAAGCGCACatgcatttttttcagattgccCTATGATTGTGAGTGGTAATATATTTGGAATAATTGATCCACATCTCAAGTATTTCAAAGATAAATCAGGCAAACTGCTGTCAGGCTTTAAATGGACGTTGTCTACTGAAGATGTTCCAACAGGACTCCTGGCACcatttattgataaatttggcTTTAAAGGTGATACACTTAAGGGAACGATATTCCGCTTTCCGTTGCGTCAGAAGCCATCACCATTATCCGAAACAATTTACACAATGGATAAAGTGAATTCGCTTTTACAAGGACTGACATACAACATGTACATGAAAGTGTTATTCCTCACAAATGTAAACCAGATCGAAATTTACAGACAGAACAACGGTTTGCAGTATCGATCAGCTGTTGTCATTTGCactgaaaaagtaattgagaattttcgTTTTGATGGAGTAACTACTTGTCCAACACGAGAGAAATTCAAACAGGGCCTCAGTGATATGATGGAAATCAGTGGTGTTTGGGCTTGTGTCACAAGATTGAACATAGAAACTGAGAAATTCATTGATAAAGATCATTCGGAGAAAGAACAGCATTCATTTGTTATAAGCCATTTCtgtgataaaactgatataaACCTCGAGAAACTTGCCAAAAAACAAGGCAATATGCCGTGGGTTAGTTGTGCACTAGACCTAAACAAAGAGAATTATCAACCAGATGGTCATGTTTTTGTATTTCTTCCTTTACCGATGGAAGGCAAAAGCCTAACAGGTTTACCAGTTCACGTCAATGGATGCTACGCTGTCAGTCAGAATCGGCGCCATCTTAAATGGCCATCCGATGAACAACTACAAAATGCTTCTAGCAGCAAGGATGCGAAGGATCTAGAATGGAATGTCCGAATTCTATCGGAATTGTTACCAATAGCATATCTAAATGCTCTGAAAGTATGTGGATCAATAGGAAGCATCTGTAAATACCTGCCAAATCCCAAAGATGTTGATGAAAAATGGAAGAGACTGATCCTTGAACCTTTCTTCTCCAAACTTCTGAATCAGGAGCTCTTCCAAACAACTGTTAGAAATGAGAAAGGGGTGGTCCCTTTGATGGATGCTTGCTTATTGGTGCAGGAGAAAAATGACACTGATGAAATGATGACAATTGTATCAAATGTTCTAACTTCAGCTGATTATAGTGTTGTCCA is a genomic window of Tubulanus polymorphus chromosome 5, tnTubPoly1.2, whole genome shotgun sequence containing:
- the LOC141906111 gene encoding sacsin-like isoform X5 produces the protein MDHIDVDDDDEFGIKQPTLVESLKRILDEYPDDGQILKELIQNAEDASASTIQFLYDEQSYTEENLRFPGMAEFNQNPSLVIYNDGIFTQRDWNTIGNLGISKKKEDPIKVGKFGLGFKSVFHITGIHVIFDIRCNIQILRDAVLSLSVWYMRGYH